CTTCCATACCTACACCCCATAAAGATGATTTAATATGCTAAATCGTAAAGATTCTATACTTTGTTTGTCATTATAAGAAATACATATAGAATCTTCTTTTTTTAGCTTTATTAATTCATTTTTATTCAATTTATCACATTTTGTAAAAACACTAAGAATCTTAGAATCTGGCTTCAATAAGCTATTTAAAAAGTTTTTTATTTCATTATCAATTGCTAGATTTGTATGTCTAGAATCTATTAAATGAATAAATAATTTTATAGAATCTCTAGTTTTTAAAAACTCGCTTAGATTCTTATCCCATAAATTTCTTTCTTCTTTTGAGACTTTTGCATATCCAAAACCTGGAAAGTCAATAAATCTCAAATCATATACAACATCATCCAATCTCCACGATGATAAAAAGAAATTAATTAGTCTTGTTTTACCCGGTGTTGATGATGATTTTGCTAGATTTTTATTGTTTAAAAGTAAATTTATTGCACTAGATTTTCCAACATTGCTTCGCCCTAAAATTGCAATTTCACTATAAAGCACACTTGGAGCTTGAGATTTATTTTCTATTGACTTTGTAAATGATGATGAAAGTACACAAATTTGATTATTTTGTATCACTTTGTTTTGCCTTCTTCTAGCTTAAAAATTATCTTTGCTGGTTTTTTGCTTGTGCCTGTAATATTTACATAACCAATATCATTATTAATAATAATCTCTTCACCTGTAACAGCATTTGTAGTGCCATCTTCTATTACTTTGCTATCACCAACTAGCTTATATTCTCCATTTATTGCATTGTAATACACTTCATTTGCTTTACCTTTTAAGATTCTATTATCTTTTGTAACAACAACAAAATCCACTCCGCCATATGCAGAATAATTTGTAGGCATTCTATCTTTATCTATATTTATAATCACTTTAGAAGCATAAAGCTCGTCTTTACCTCGTTTGATTTCTACATTTTCGTT
Above is a window of Helicobacter sp. MIT 99-5507 DNA encoding:
- the yihA gene encoding ribosome biogenesis GTP-binding protein YihA/YsxC, whose protein sequence is MQNNQICVLSSSFTKSIENKSQAPSVLYSEIAILGRSNVGKSSAINLLLNNKNLAKSSSTPGKTRLINFFLSSWRLDDVVYDLRFIDFPGFGYAKVSKEERNLWDKNLSEFLKTRDSIKLFIHLIDSRHTNLAIDNEIKNFLNSLLKPDSKILSVFTKCDKLNKNELIKLKKEDSICISYNDKQSIESLRFSILNHLYGV
- a CDS encoding LptA/OstA family protein; amino-acid sequence: MIFRIIFIFISVFLYADDTLEVKALHFKADELKGIIELNENVEIKRGKDELYASKVIINIDKDRMPTNYSAYGGVDFVVVTKDNRILKGKANEVYYNAINGEYKLVGDSKVIEDGTTNAVTGEEIIINNDIGYVNITGTSKKPAKIIFKLEEGKTK